The proteins below are encoded in one region of Ferroplasma acidiphilum:
- a CDS encoding M1 family metallopeptidase, with protein MQIYNYSLDLDINSKNYTYTCHETIKFNGNEEKLILNSVNLKIKRIKVNNSIKNFKEFIKNQEIVVDGIITKDSVAEIDFSGEIPEELQGFYRAHTEEGDMFTTQFESTGARRFFPCIDNPSYKAAFDITVRVDEGLEAISNMPVETKENVDGKTVIKFMQTPVMSTYLLYLGIGKFDERSLEFNGNKKLILAAQKGHLTESNYPLEIGKKAIEFYQDYFGIDYPLPKEHLISVPEFAAGAMENWGAITFREIYLNISSSTGSSVKKAVGEVIAHELAHQWFGDLVTMNWWDDLWLNESFATFMSYKAMNKLEVDYDMFADFLVSETAGALEGDSLVNSHPIEVEVKHPDDISQIFDEISYGKGGSILRMINAFVTDDVFKKGLHLYLENFKYKNASGSDLWEFIAKVSDRPVRKVMESFIQNVGYPIIEAKEEGGKIKLTQYRFLLNGKKQNVQWKIPLTAKYAGEVKSILFDSESMEIDLQGFIKLNDSETGFYRVLYSDSLYENIIKNIAILDNKDIFGLLNDSHAFLMAGKLTLKEYLSRISKFMELNDSLIIREVSNELFSLYLVDPENSEILGANMEYLADKLKILGDKQKSENINVSLARGIVANRFATINRGYAEELSKFAGSLDQVDPDMRLAVLTSYAIVHNDAEKMLDMLSKFKQDEDKVKTIQAMAMLTGDNNFDAVEKAISERKIKAQDSLRYYMLAAANPGAKEYIYNNLENIMEKIQAIFAGSGYSSRVIEMVVPFIGLNHMEEIEGKLAKINIQEISRGIKKGMEYLNINHDLVERLKN; from the coding sequence ATGCAGATTTATAATTATAGTTTGGATCTTGACATAAACAGCAAAAATTATACGTATACGTGCCATGAAACCATAAAGTTCAATGGAAATGAAGAAAAATTAATTCTGAACTCTGTAAATCTGAAAATTAAAAGGATTAAGGTAAATAATAGCATTAAAAATTTTAAAGAATTTATAAAAAACCAGGAGATAGTTGTTGACGGCATAATCACCAAAGATTCAGTTGCCGAAATCGATTTTTCCGGAGAAATACCTGAGGAGCTCCAGGGATTCTACAGGGCACACACAGAGGAAGGCGATATGTTCACCACCCAGTTCGAATCAACAGGCGCAAGGCGTTTCTTCCCGTGCATAGACAACCCATCATACAAAGCTGCCTTTGATATTACAGTAAGGGTAGATGAGGGTCTGGAAGCCATTTCAAATATGCCTGTGGAGACAAAGGAAAATGTGGATGGAAAGACTGTTATAAAATTTATGCAGACTCCGGTGATGTCAACATATCTTCTTTATCTGGGCATTGGAAAATTTGATGAGCGTTCTCTGGAATTTAACGGAAACAAAAAATTAATTCTTGCTGCACAGAAAGGCCATTTAACAGAATCTAATTACCCTCTGGAAATTGGAAAGAAAGCTATAGAATTCTACCAGGATTATTTTGGGATAGATTATCCGTTGCCAAAGGAACACCTCATATCAGTACCGGAATTTGCCGCAGGTGCGATGGAAAACTGGGGTGCCATAACATTCAGGGAAATATACCTTAATATTTCTTCATCCACAGGATCTTCTGTCAAAAAAGCTGTGGGAGAAGTAATAGCACATGAACTTGCACACCAGTGGTTCGGCGACCTTGTTACTATGAACTGGTGGGATGATCTCTGGCTAAATGAAAGTTTTGCTACCTTTATGTCATATAAAGCAATGAATAAGCTTGAAGTGGATTATGACATGTTTGCTGATTTCCTTGTGAGCGAAACTGCAGGAGCCCTGGAAGGGGATTCACTGGTTAATTCCCATCCTATTGAGGTTGAGGTAAAACATCCGGACGATATTTCACAGATTTTTGATGAGATCAGCTATGGCAAAGGCGGTAGCATATTAAGAATGATAAATGCCTTTGTTACCGACGATGTGTTTAAAAAGGGGCTTCATCTTTATCTTGAAAATTTTAAGTATAAAAATGCATCAGGGTCAGACCTGTGGGAATTTATAGCCAAGGTTTCTGACCGCCCTGTCAGGAAGGTAATGGAATCTTTCATACAGAATGTGGGATATCCTATCATTGAGGCAAAGGAAGAGGGTGGAAAGATAAAGCTTACACAATACAGGTTCCTGTTAAATGGCAAAAAGCAAAATGTCCAGTGGAAGATACCGCTAACGGCCAAATATGCAGGAGAGGTAAAGAGCATACTTTTCGATTCGGAGTCTATGGAAATTGATTTGCAGGGATTCATAAAACTCAATGACAGTGAAACTGGGTTCTACCGTGTCCTTTATTCTGATTCACTGTATGAAAATATAATCAAAAATATAGCCATACTGGATAATAAAGACATATTCGGGCTGTTAAATGATTCGCATGCATTCCTGATGGCGGGCAAATTGACTTTGAAAGAATACCTTTCCAGGATAAGTAAGTTTATGGAATTGAATGATTCCTTAATAATCAGGGAGGTATCCAATGAGCTGTTCTCATTATACCTTGTTGACCCTGAAAATTCAGAAATACTTGGGGCAAATATGGAATATCTTGCTGATAAACTCAAAATTCTTGGCGATAAGCAAAAATCAGAAAATATTAACGTTTCCCTTGCAAGAGGCATAGTTGCAAACAGATTTGCTACAATAAACAGGGGATATGCGGAAGAGCTCTCAAAATTTGCCGGGTCTCTGGATCAGGTTGACCCTGATATGCGCCTTGCGGTTCTCACATCATATGCTATAGTACACAACGATGCAGAAAAAATGCTTGATATGCTTTCAAAGTTTAAACAGGATGAAGATAAGGTTAAAACAATACAGGCAATGGCTATGCTTACCGGAGACAATAATTTCGATGCCGTGGAGAAGGCTATATCTGAGAGGAAAATAAAGGCACAGGACTCGTTGAGGTATTATATGCTGGCAGCTGCAAATCCCGGTGCAAAGGAATATATTTACAATAACCTGGAAAATATCATGGAGAAAATCCAGGCAATATTTGCCGGTTCCGGTTACTCTTCAAGGGTTATAGAAATGGTAGTTCCATTTATCGGATTAAACCACATGGAAGAGATAGAGGGAAAACTAGCAAAAATAAATATACAGGAAATAAGCAGGGGCATAAAGAAGGGGATGGAATACCTTAACATAAACCATGACCTGGTTGAAAGATTGAAAAATTAA
- a CDS encoding L-threonylcarbamoyladenylate synthase yields MTRIIHINNQNENYAIKVCAGIIKNGGTVVFPTETVYGLGADAFNPGACSKIFIAKNRPADNPLIVHISNMKMLDQVAYIDDGLRKKMENIWPSPLTLLLKKKESIPDIVSAGLDTVCVRFPDNKIALELIDASGPIAAPSANISTRPSIVDSETAVEELDGRVDAIIDAGRVRYGVESTILDCTAEPYRLLRAGAFSVEDIESIIGKIYVDPLAKGYNQSDVALTPGLKYRHYAPSKKLFLIENEEEFKKFISSEVSKDFMVLCSKENEKYASGESIVLGGDIYEIAHNLFYDFRYLDNSGKLYGVIQAFPETGIGLAVMNRIRKASFMIVKDKENIDKIYRVINEA; encoded by the coding sequence ATGACCAGAATAATACATATAAACAATCAAAACGAAAATTACGCCATTAAGGTATGTGCGGGGATTATTAAAAATGGTGGAACCGTTGTATTTCCAACAGAAACTGTTTATGGCCTCGGGGCAGATGCATTCAATCCCGGGGCATGCTCAAAAATATTTATTGCAAAAAACAGGCCTGCAGACAACCCGCTGATAGTACATATATCAAACATGAAGATGCTTGATCAGGTGGCATACATTGATGATGGGCTAAGGAAAAAAATGGAGAATATATGGCCATCTCCACTTACACTGCTCCTGAAAAAGAAAGAGTCTATACCTGATATTGTCAGTGCTGGCTTAGATACAGTATGTGTCCGCTTTCCAGACAATAAGATAGCGCTGGAGCTTATAGACGCCTCAGGGCCAATAGCTGCACCCAGTGCCAACATTTCAACAAGGCCAAGCATAGTTGATTCTGAAACTGCAGTGGAGGAACTTGATGGAAGGGTTGACGCAATAATAGACGCAGGAAGGGTAAGGTACGGCGTGGAGTCCACAATCCTTGACTGCACAGCAGAGCCATACAGGCTGCTGAGGGCCGGGGCATTTAGCGTTGAAGATATAGAGTCAATTATAGGAAAAATATATGTAGACCCACTGGCAAAGGGCTATAACCAGTCAGATGTTGCACTTACCCCTGGATTAAAATACCGGCATTATGCCCCATCAAAGAAATTATTTCTTATTGAGAACGAAGAAGAATTCAAAAAATTCATATCCTCAGAAGTTTCTAAAGATTTCATGGTCCTGTGCTCTAAAGAAAACGAAAAATACGCTTCCGGCGAATCAATTGTACTGGGTGGCGATATATATGAAATTGCCCATAATTTATTTTATGATTTCAGATATCTGGATAATTCTGGAAAACTATACGGTGTTATACAGGCATTTCCTGAAACAGGCATCGGGCTCGCAGTTATGAACAGGATAAGGAAAGCAAGTTTTATGATTGTAAAGGATAAAGAAAATATAGATAAAATATATAGGGTAATAAATGAAGCTTGA
- a CDS encoding GNAT family N-acetyltransferase, translating into MKLDNYRLNWEVILKKEIDFLSKKYPDLDIKGSYSSVIELLNENKIRYRIIMHKNELVGYAYIMDSTDKSDRLYADIGFTSPKKITEDRLKEIFEWLTGIASKEKKKLMLNPIINGNETSEKYLTDSGFKTIVRKRMVMDLNDYKYNKLDEKYDISGIDDINMDLYSDAEYEAFKYTSDKFLFSNKREDRLQTVVNLFKGEYGEIIKEVTVIIKNKGRISGAVVSSRLGFDRAFIVSIFVKRAYRKTGMGKYLLFTALNRLKALSYHYVFLWVNAENFAKDFYLHYGFKYDDYPDEVIYYLPNGK; encoded by the coding sequence ATGAAGCTTGACAATTACAGGTTAAACTGGGAGGTTATCCTGAAAAAGGAGATAGATTTCCTATCAAAAAAATACCCTGATTTAGACATAAAGGGCAGCTATTCCAGTGTAATTGAATTATTAAACGAAAATAAAATCAGATACAGAATTATCATGCATAAAAACGAGCTTGTAGGGTATGCCTATATTATGGATTCTACAGATAAATCAGATAGGCTTTATGCCGATATTGGCTTTACATCTCCTAAAAAAATAACCGAAGACCGGTTAAAGGAAATTTTTGAATGGCTTACAGGAATCGCTTCAAAGGAAAAGAAAAAATTAATGTTAAATCCAATTATTAATGGAAATGAGACAAGTGAAAAGTACCTTACAGACTCAGGATTCAAAACTATTGTAAGAAAGAGAATGGTGATGGACCTCAATGACTATAAATATAATAAACTGGATGAAAAATACGACATTTCAGGAATAGACGATATTAACATGGATTTATATTCTGACGCAGAGTATGAGGCATTCAAGTACACATCTGACAAATTTCTTTTCAGCAATAAAAGGGAGGATCGCCTTCAGACTGTAGTTAACCTTTTTAAAGGAGAATATGGGGAGATAATTAAGGAGGTTACAGTTATTATAAAAAACAAGGGCAGAATAAGTGGCGCAGTGGTGTCATCACGGCTTGGATTTGACAGGGCATTTATAGTATCAATTTTTGTCAAGCGTGCGTACAGGAAAACGGGCATGGGAAAATATTTGCTCTTTACTGCATTGAACAGGCTTAAGGCACTCTCGTACCATTACGTCTTTCTCTGGGTCAATGCAGAAAATTTCGCGAAGGATTTCTATTTGCACTACGGCTTCAAATATGATGATTATCCCGATGAGGTTATATATTACCTTCCAAATGGGAAATAA
- a CDS encoding diacylglycerol/polyprenol kinase family protein, which yields MELFNFAYLAVFIIAVSYILIKNRETFLIKILVSIPIMVGLVYFSGSFFVLPVYLFSMIVSTYLYTVFFYFPFAVDFVLIILSIFGNFVPVRFVFASISISILLSMFLDKNMRKYDVTNNENKGKDIQRETSRDYFQISTGVITIAIFALDGIKGRILILLAILLIYLGGNILYLNNRNRLADLVYMMERKDTKLGLGSMYLAAGFLFVLSFTRSLQLIYISAFLIMIGDSLATIIGMKIRSRKLFYNRRKSMAGFLGMLIPSFLFGLFFFVYFISAFYAIGGTFAESISNKIADDNITIPVSIVIIHFIISMV from the coding sequence ATGGAGTTATTCAATTTTGCATATTTAGCGGTCTTCATAATCGCTGTTTCATATATACTCATAAAAAATAGGGAAACATTTCTTATAAAAATTCTTGTTTCAATTCCTATAATGGTCGGGCTTGTATACTTTTCAGGTTCATTCTTTGTTCTTCCGGTATACCTTTTTTCTATGATAGTCAGCACGTATCTATACACTGTATTCTTTTACTTCCCATTTGCCGTAGATTTTGTCCTTATTATCCTATCCATATTTGGCAATTTCGTTCCTGTCAGGTTTGTTTTTGCCTCCATATCAATTTCCATACTCCTTTCAATGTTCCTGGATAAGAATATGAGAAAATATGATGTAACAAATAACGAAAATAAGGGCAAGGATATACAACGGGAAACATCCCGTGATTATTTCCAGATTTCTACAGGTGTCATTACAATTGCAATATTTGCTTTGGATGGAATAAAAGGCAGGATTCTCATACTGCTTGCAATACTTTTAATTTATCTTGGTGGCAATATACTTTATTTAAATAACAGGAACAGGCTGGCAGACCTGGTTTACATGATGGAAAGGAAGGACACGAAGTTGGGGCTTGGATCCATGTATCTTGCAGCCGGATTCCTTTTTGTGCTTTCATTTACCCGATCACTTCAGCTCATATACATCTCAGCATTTTTGATAATGATTGGAGATTCCCTGGCAACTATAATTGGAATGAAAATAAGGAGCAGGAAGCTCTTCTATAATAGAAGAAAGTCCATGGCAGGATTCCTGGGCATGCTTATCCCATCATTTCTGTTTGGCTTATTCTTCTTTGTTTACTTTATTTCAGCATTTTACGCAATCGGCGGGACATTTGCAGAATCCATATCAAACAAAATTGCAGATGATAATATCACTATACCTGTATCAATAGTTATTATACACTTTATAATATCAATGGTGTAG
- a CDS encoding Rieske (2Fe-2S) protein → MESKPLCKTTEIEEGKSREFEVGNKKILVSNVGGKFYAIDALCSHMGGDLGKGKSEGHDVICPKHHARFNVQTGKVDKNINGFFKAMTRKEATDLKSYEVKENDGELSVEL, encoded by the coding sequence ATGGAATCGAAACCTTTATGCAAAACTACAGAGATAGAAGAAGGAAAAAGCAGGGAATTTGAAGTTGGAAACAAAAAGATTCTGGTTTCAAATGTTGGAGGAAAATTTTATGCCATAGATGCTTTGTGCTCACACATGGGAGGCGATCTGGGCAAAGGAAAATCTGAAGGCCACGATGTAATATGCCCTAAACACCATGCAAGGTTCAACGTTCAGACAGGAAAAGTGGATAAAAACATAAATGGTTTTTTTAAGGCTATGACCAGGAAGGAAGCAACGGACCTTAAATCATACGAAGTAAAGGAAAACGATGGAGAACTCTCTGTGGAGCTCTAA
- a CDS encoding FAD binding domain-containing protein, which produces MFPEKFEYYAPESIEEATKFLNGHEDAKVLAGGQSLIPLLKLRFTSIPQLVDIGRLKGMDSISFQGNTLRIGPMARTHSIAEDPQIRKKFPILSEAAGLIADPLVRNMGTIGGDICHGDPANDFPAVMLALNATFEVTSAKGKRTIKAQDFFTDTFTTALNPGEILTGITIEDRNSSGRYMKYKKYAGDFSILGIAVNLSMDSGKIKEAGIGLTNCGATALKATEAEKFLVGKEVTDDNIAKAGDLLLKAADFMDDDNGSVKFKEKLLKYLFTKAVKGIGGVPK; this is translated from the coding sequence ATGTTTCCCGAGAAATTTGAATACTATGCTCCAGAAAGCATAGAGGAAGCCACGAAATTTTTGAATGGACACGAAGATGCCAAGGTACTGGCAGGCGGCCAGAGCCTTATACCGCTGTTGAAACTGAGGTTTACATCGATTCCACAGCTGGTGGATATTGGCAGGCTAAAAGGCATGGATAGCATCTCATTCCAGGGAAACACCCTGAGAATAGGCCCCATGGCTAGAACCCACTCTATTGCAGAGGATCCACAGATAAGGAAGAAATTCCCCATACTCAGTGAAGCTGCCGGGCTTATAGCCGACCCGCTTGTGAGAAACATGGGCACTATCGGGGGCGATATATGCCATGGTGACCCTGCAAACGATTTTCCTGCTGTTATGCTGGCTCTCAACGCCACCTTTGAAGTAACATCCGCTAAGGGAAAAAGGACAATAAAGGCACAGGATTTCTTCACCGATACTTTTACCACTGCACTGAACCCTGGAGAAATACTTACAGGAATAACGATAGAGGACAGAAATTCATCAGGCAGATATATGAAATACAAAAAATATGCAGGAGATTTTTCCATCCTTGGCATAGCTGTCAACCTGTCAATGGATTCAGGCAAAATAAAGGAAGCCGGAATAGGATTGACAAACTGTGGCGCAACAGCATTAAAAGCTACAGAGGCAGAAAAATTCCTGGTGGGGAAGGAGGTTACAGATGACAATATTGCAAAAGCCGGTGATTTGCTCCTGAAAGCTGCAGACTTCATGGATGATGACAATGGAAGTGTAAAATTCAAGGAAAAATTGCTTAAATACCTTTTTACAAAGGCTGTTAAAGGAATAGGAGGTGTACCGAAATGA
- a CDS encoding (2Fe-2S)-binding protein produces the protein MIVNIKVNGEEYKKDVEPRTLLATFIRDDLKLTGTHIGCDTTNCGACTVLMDGRAVKSCTVLAAQADGHEIETIENEKDADLKKIKESFVEENGLQCGFCTPGMIMTSLYMLRNNKKPDDDYIKSNLAGNLCRCTGYVSIINSIKKASEKINTEKVRVP, from the coding sequence ATGATCGTTAATATAAAAGTAAATGGAGAAGAATACAAAAAGGATGTTGAACCGAGAACCCTGCTTGCCACCTTTATAAGGGATGACCTTAAACTCACAGGCACACACATAGGATGCGATACAACGAATTGTGGAGCATGCACTGTGCTTATGGACGGCAGGGCAGTGAAATCATGTACTGTACTGGCTGCACAGGCAGACGGGCATGAGATAGAGACCATAGAAAATGAAAAAGACGCAGACCTTAAGAAAATTAAGGAAAGCTTTGTTGAGGAAAATGGATTACAGTGCGGATTCTGCACACCGGGGATGATAATGACCTCGCTTTACATGCTGAGGAACAATAAAAAACCCGACGACGACTATATCAAAAGCAACCTGGCTGGAAATCTGTGCAGATGCACTGGCTATGTCTCAATAATAAATTCAATAAAGAAAGCCAGTGAAAAAATAAATACTGAAAAGGTGAGGGTACCATGA
- a CDS encoding xanthine dehydrogenase family protein molybdopterin-binding subunit gives MTYQERFVNGKGRYLDDIDLDGMLYMSLVRSPYARAKVKKVEGGLTSKDLKAYYALAEGDHKEPVLAIDEVNYQGQAVAAVFGKNRYESEDLLSTVNVEYEPMDAIHSIDDAKTKPPMYKDTAGNVLSQEDIGVKFNEKDIQYDVKVTDTILLDRVSANPMETRGIVADYRDGILNVYLPSQSIVRSKSGIVNSLGLPPEKVRVFLIDNGGAFGVKALFYPEYIIACYASMKYGKPVKWQETRTEHLQACHAGRGVEGTLTLYAKKDGTITGLDGEVLLDNGPYFVDAASVDLGNVIHEITGPYFIEKAHIVGKYMLTNKAPNGYYRGAGKPEASILMERMMDLLADKLNMDIADVRLKNALEKPFKSPLGLDVNYPTKPFLEDALKYFNYRELSKKEHVGISLFILDEDTAPGESARIIVKDGKVHTYMGGNVSGQGHEMFVKSILSDELSVEQDLISLDLQDTETLSTGVGTWGSKSAMTHGSVLMQAAEELKQQVKEKYGKYSPEILLKHDFDQTSFYKFDYNDNQVNFNLVTSKINEAGDIESLKVGCYYDLGKVLNMTNVMGQTEGGALQAIGEVLSETLRYSEEGQLMTTSITDAGVLTAEHTPEFDIKIVENPSVLKDGAKGLGESPMIGIPEGLARSLETQLHTRINVMPITREFLSRNL, from the coding sequence ATGACCTATCAGGAGAGATTTGTAAACGGAAAAGGGAGATACCTTGATGATATAGACCTTGACGGAATGCTTTACATGTCCCTGGTAAGAAGCCCCTATGCAAGGGCAAAGGTAAAGAAAGTTGAGGGGGGATTGACCTCAAAGGACCTTAAGGCTTATTATGCGCTTGCAGAAGGTGACCATAAGGAGCCTGTTCTGGCCATAGACGAGGTAAACTACCAGGGCCAGGCTGTAGCTGCAGTATTCGGGAAAAACAGGTATGAGAGCGAAGACCTGCTTTCCACAGTAAACGTTGAATACGAACCTATGGATGCAATACACAGCATCGATGATGCCAAAACCAAGCCACCTATGTATAAAGATACAGCAGGCAACGTGCTTTCCCAGGAAGATATTGGTGTCAAATTCAATGAAAAGGATATACAGTACGATGTAAAGGTAACAGATACAATACTCCTTGACAGGGTTTCCGCAAATCCAATGGAAACAAGGGGCATAGTTGCAGATTACCGTGATGGCATACTTAATGTATACCTGCCTTCTCAATCCATTGTAAGGTCAAAGTCCGGAATCGTGAACTCCCTCGGCCTTCCGCCGGAGAAAGTAAGGGTATTCCTTATAGACAATGGGGGAGCATTCGGTGTAAAGGCCCTATTCTATCCTGAATATATCATAGCATGCTATGCTTCAATGAAGTATGGAAAGCCTGTGAAGTGGCAGGAAACCAGAACAGAGCATCTGCAGGCATGCCACGCAGGCAGGGGAGTAGAAGGCACGCTAACACTCTATGCAAAAAAGGACGGCACAATTACCGGCCTTGACGGGGAAGTCCTTCTGGACAACGGCCCCTATTTTGTGGATGCTGCTTCAGTGGATCTAGGAAACGTTATCCACGAGATTACCGGGCCATATTTCATTGAAAAAGCCCATATAGTGGGGAAATACATGCTTACAAACAAGGCTCCCAATGGTTATTACCGTGGAGCAGGCAAACCGGAAGCATCCATATTAATGGAAAGGATGATGGACCTGCTGGCAGATAAACTGAATATGGATATTGCCGATGTAAGGCTTAAAAATGCACTTGAAAAGCCATTTAAATCCCCTCTGGGGCTTGATGTAAATTACCCTACAAAGCCTTTCCTTGAGGACGCATTGAAATATTTCAATTACCGTGAATTATCAAAGAAGGAACATGTGGGCATATCCTTGTTCATACTGGACGAGGATACTGCACCTGGAGAGAGTGCAAGAATCATAGTGAAGGACGGCAAGGTGCATACTTACATGGGAGGCAACGTATCCGGCCAGGGCCATGAAATGTTTGTCAAAAGCATACTCAGTGATGAACTGTCTGTAGAGCAGGATTTAATATCCCTGGATTTGCAGGATACAGAAACCCTTTCAACAGGAGTTGGAACATGGGGTTCAAAATCTGCAATGACACATGGTTCTGTATTAATGCAGGCTGCAGAGGAACTTAAACAGCAGGTAAAAGAAAAATACGGCAAATATTCACCGGAAATACTACTGAAGCATGACTTCGACCAGACGTCATTCTATAAATTCGATTATAACGATAACCAGGTTAATTTCAATCTGGTTACATCAAAGATCAACGAAGCCGGCGATATAGAATCCCTGAAAGTAGGCTGCTATTACGATCTTGGCAAAGTCCTGAACATGACAAATGTTATGGGGCAGACAGAAGGAGGGGCATTGCAGGCTATCGGCGAGGTACTGTCTGAGACACTAAGGTATTCAGAGGAAGGCCAGCTAATGACCACAAGCATAACAGATGCCGGTGTTCTTACTGCTGAACATACGCCTGAATTTGATATAAAAATAGTGGAAAACCCCTCGGTACTGAAAGACGGTGCCAAGGGGCTTGGAGAATCTCCAATGATAGGAATACCTGAAGGCCTTGCACGGTCTCTTGAGACACAGCTACATACAAGAATAAATGTAATGCCTATTACCCGTGAATTTCTATCCAGGAACCTTTAG